A genome region from Paludibacterium sp. B53371 includes the following:
- a CDS encoding FAD-dependent oxidoreductase, which translates to MKYLIIGGVAGGATAAARLRRNDEQAEIVMVERGPYISFANCGLPYHLSGVIAERDALLVTSEAAFSQRYALTVHSRTEALAIDRQAKTVRLRDLATGEERDESYDKLLLAPGAEPIRPRLPGADSARVFSLRNLPDLDRIMGYLQDQSPRRAVVIGGGFIGIEVAENLHQRGIATSIVEGAPQILAPIDEEMAAIVHQHLRDQQVGLYLSDRIERLEEQPDHAVVVLQSGQRLAADLVIMAIGVRPETTLASQAGLTLGSTGGIAVNGWLQTSDPDIYAVGDAVEVTMRVSGQPTLIPLAGPANRQGRLAADNMSQGNRQTYGGTQGTAILKVFDYAVASTGLNEKQLRKLGLPWHSTMIHGQSHASYYPGARPLSIKLLYAPDGKLLGAQVVGIEGVDKRIDVIATALHAGLTVGQLADLELAYAPPFGSAKDPVNIAGQVALNTLQGRHEVIDWAGLNALPADAVQLLDVRTAQEHQLGTIPGARHLELDQLRRQLNQLDRQKPVVVFCQVGLRGYLAYRILKQHGFRVRNLSGGYQTWRLASVPQHNPQPPEPAPLPAAAAQANTMEAPPMTHPTPHTLDAVGLQCPGPIMQTNRAMAALQDGEQLQVTASDPAFGRDVQCWAEQTGHQLLSVSRAEGLVTALLRKGQPEALPQTLPGVTSRDKTTLVVFSSELDRVMASLIIANGALAMGKPVSVFFTFWGLNVLRKETPPAVRKSFMDRMFGAMMPRGAARLNSISRMNFGGLGAGLIRKVMRDKQVDLPGKLLQDLVAGGAQLIACQMSMDVMGIRHEELIDGVELGGVATFLGEASESATSLFI; encoded by the coding sequence ATGAAATATCTGATCATTGGCGGGGTGGCCGGCGGGGCCACGGCGGCGGCCAGGTTGCGCCGCAACGACGAGCAGGCCGAGATTGTCATGGTGGAGCGCGGCCCCTACATCAGCTTTGCCAACTGTGGCCTGCCCTATCATCTGTCCGGGGTCATCGCCGAGCGCGACGCGTTGCTGGTGACGTCCGAAGCCGCCTTCAGCCAGCGTTATGCGCTGACCGTTCACAGCCGTACCGAGGCCCTGGCCATCGACCGGCAGGCCAAAACCGTGCGTCTGCGTGATCTGGCAACGGGTGAGGAGCGTGACGAATCCTACGACAAGCTGCTGCTGGCACCGGGCGCCGAGCCGATCCGTCCCAGGCTGCCGGGCGCCGACAGTGCCCGTGTGTTCAGCCTGCGCAACCTGCCGGATCTGGACCGCATCATGGGCTATCTGCAAGACCAGTCGCCGCGCCGTGCCGTGGTGATCGGTGGCGGGTTCATCGGGATCGAGGTGGCAGAGAACCTGCACCAGCGCGGCATCGCGACCAGCATCGTCGAGGGCGCACCACAAATCCTGGCCCCCATCGATGAGGAGATGGCCGCCATCGTGCACCAGCATCTGCGCGATCAGCAGGTCGGACTGTATCTGTCCGACCGCATCGAGCGCCTGGAAGAGCAGCCAGACCACGCTGTGGTCGTGCTGCAAAGTGGCCAAAGGCTGGCCGCCGATCTGGTGATCATGGCGATTGGCGTGCGCCCGGAAACCACGCTGGCCAGCCAGGCAGGCCTGACGCTCGGCAGTACCGGCGGCATTGCCGTCAACGGCTGGCTGCAAACCAGTGATCCGGACATTTATGCCGTGGGGGACGCTGTGGAAGTGACAATGCGTGTCAGTGGCCAGCCGACGCTGATTCCCCTCGCCGGCCCGGCCAATCGCCAGGGACGGCTGGCAGCCGACAATATGTCGCAGGGGAATCGGCAGACGTACGGCGGCACGCAGGGGACAGCCATTCTCAAGGTCTTCGACTATGCAGTGGCCAGTACCGGGCTGAATGAAAAGCAATTGCGCAAACTGGGTCTGCCCTGGCACAGCACCATGATTCATGGTCAGTCGCATGCCAGCTATTACCCGGGGGCCCGCCCGCTGAGCATCAAGCTGCTGTATGCGCCGGATGGCAAGCTGCTCGGCGCGCAGGTGGTCGGTATCGAGGGGGTGGACAAGCGCATCGATGTCATCGCCACGGCACTGCATGCCGGTCTGACCGTCGGGCAGCTGGCCGATCTGGAGCTGGCCTATGCCCCTCCCTTCGGCTCAGCCAAGGACCCGGTCAATATTGCCGGACAGGTGGCACTCAATACCCTGCAGGGCCGGCACGAGGTCATCGACTGGGCCGGACTGAATGCCCTGCCGGCGGATGCCGTCCAGTTGCTGGATGTGCGCACGGCGCAAGAACACCAGCTGGGCACCATTCCCGGGGCACGCCATCTCGAGCTGGATCAGCTGCGCCGACAACTCAATCAGCTGGACCGGCAGAAACCGGTGGTGGTGTTCTGTCAGGTCGGTCTGCGCGGCTACCTGGCCTACCGCATTCTCAAGCAACACGGCTTTCGGGTGCGCAACCTGAGCGGCGGCTACCAGACCTGGCGTCTGGCCAGCGTGCCACAGCACAATCCGCAGCCACCCGAACCAGCCCCTCTGCCGGCCGCGGCGGCACAAGCAAACACCATGGAGGCACCACCGATGACCCACCCCACACCGCATACACTCGACGCGGTCGGCTTGCAGTGTCCGGGGCCGATCATGCAGACCAACCGTGCCATGGCAGCACTGCAGGATGGCGAACAACTGCAGGTCACGGCCTCCGACCCGGCCTTTGGCCGCGATGTGCAGTGCTGGGCGGAACAGACCGGCCATCAGCTGCTGTCGGTCTCGCGGGCCGAAGGGCTGGTAACGGCATTGTTGCGCAAGGGACAGCCCGAAGCGTTGCCGCAAACCCTGCCCGGGGTCACCTCCCGCGATAAGACCACCCTGGTGGTGTTCAGTAGCGAGCTGGACCGTGTCATGGCCAGCCTGATCATTGCCAATGGCGCCCTGGCCATGGGCAAGCCGGTCAGCGTGTTCTTCACCTTCTGGGGGCTGAATGTGCTGCGCAAGGAGACGCCGCCAGCCGTGCGCAAATCATTCATGGACCGGATGTTCGGCGCCATGATGCCGCGCGGCGCCGCGCGGCTGAATTCGATCAGCAGGATGAACTTCGGTGGTCTGGGCGCCGGGCTGATCCGCAAGGTGATGCGCGACAAGCAGGTCGACCTGCCGGGCAAGCTGCTGCAGGATCTGGTAGCAGGCGGGGCACAGCTGATTGCCTGCCAGATGTCGATGGATGTGATGGGCATTCGTCACGAAGAGCTGATCGACGGTGTGGAACTGGGCGGCGTGGCCACCTTCCTCGGGGAAGCCAGCGAGTCAGCCACCTCGCTGTTCATCTGA
- a CDS encoding DUF3885 domain-containing protein, with amino-acid sequence MSLKDQIEKTFGHEACSDGLFYRFPGGLRFELSESGTSMEMVLGALWKAKAIFEFTFTPSNEVLVCLRRFMGESPYSLRSALRELEIADISIPANREYWLESIAPKDRFDENTEEWYAYLAFELPVAKLEPLIWCAVATDFPQLHPNPHCSVYVIDIKQRLLAHPYDDRGMDIIGPNTQRLSELYAQFNSMLLDYDRSTMDKSFKTTNNQKHENS; translated from the coding sequence ATGTCCCTCAAAGACCAAATAGAAAAAACATTCGGCCACGAGGCCTGTAGCGACGGACTGTTTTATCGCTTTCCTGGCGGGCTACGCTTTGAACTGTCAGAGAGCGGCACATCAATGGAGATGGTTTTGGGCGCTCTTTGGAAAGCAAAGGCGATCTTTGAATTTACTTTCACCCCAAGCAACGAGGTTTTAGTGTGTCTGCGCCGGTTCATGGGGGAAAGCCCCTATTCGCTTCGTTCGGCTCTGCGCGAACTAGAGATCGCGGATATCTCGATTCCTGCCAATCGTGAGTATTGGTTGGAATCGATCGCACCTAAGGATAGGTTCGACGAAAATACGGAAGAGTGGTACGCATATCTCGCATTCGAATTGCCCGTTGCCAAACTTGAGCCTCTCATCTGGTGTGCCGTCGCCACAGATTTTCCGCAACTTCATCCCAATCCACATTGCTCGGTGTATGTTATAGACATTAAACAACGCCTATTGGCGCATCCATATGACGATAGAGGAATGGATATCATTGGACCTAATACTCAGCGCCTCTCTGAGCTCTATGCTCAGTTCAATTCAATGCTCCTAGACTATGACCGTTCGACAATGGACAAGAGCTTTAAAACAACGAACAACCAAAAGCATGAAAACTCGTGA
- a CDS encoding alpha-hydroxy acid oxidase — protein MAVMTCIEDLRRLAQRRVPRMFYDYADSGSWTESTYRANEQALQAIRFRQRVAVDMTGRSTAGTMIGQPVAMPVALAPTGLAGMQHADGEILAARAAAAFGVPFTLSTMSICSIEDIAANSPEPFWFQLYMMRDREFMAQLIARARAANCSALMLTLDLQILGQRHKDIKNGLSTPPRLTLANLLHLATRPRWCLGMLGTRRHSFGNIVGHARNVTDLRSLSAWTAEQFDPTLSWADVEWVKRQWGGKLILKGILDERDARLAADSGADALVVSNHGGRQLDGAPASVEALPAIVEAVGRDIEVWMDGGIRSGQDVLRALALGARGTLIGRSFLYGLGALGQPGVSQCLHLIQKELETSMALCGVTRIDQIDRAILWD, from the coding sequence ATGGCCGTGATGACTTGCATCGAAGATTTGCGCCGGCTGGCGCAGCGGCGCGTGCCGCGCATGTTCTACGACTACGCGGACAGTGGTTCGTGGACCGAGTCGACTTATCGTGCCAATGAGCAGGCCCTGCAGGCGATCCGTTTCCGCCAGCGGGTGGCCGTCGACATGACCGGGCGCAGCACGGCCGGCACGATGATCGGGCAGCCGGTGGCCATGCCGGTGGCGCTGGCGCCGACCGGTCTGGCCGGTATGCAGCATGCCGACGGCGAGATCCTCGCCGCCCGGGCCGCGGCAGCGTTTGGTGTGCCGTTTACCCTGTCGACCATGAGCATCTGCTCGATCGAGGACATTGCCGCCAACAGCCCGGAACCGTTCTGGTTTCAGCTCTACATGATGCGCGACCGCGAATTCATGGCACAGCTGATCGCGCGTGCGCGCGCGGCCAACTGCAGTGCACTGATGCTCACACTGGACCTGCAGATCCTTGGTCAGCGTCACAAGGACATCAAAAACGGCCTGTCCACCCCTCCCCGGCTGACCCTGGCCAATCTGTTGCATCTGGCTACCCGGCCGCGCTGGTGTCTGGGCATGCTCGGCACCCGCCGGCACAGCTTCGGCAATATCGTCGGCCATGCCAGGAACGTCACCGACCTGCGCTCGCTCAGCGCCTGGACCGCCGAGCAGTTCGACCCGACCCTCAGCTGGGCCGATGTCGAGTGGGTCAAGCGTCAGTGGGGCGGCAAGCTGATTCTCAAGGGCATCCTGGATGAGCGCGATGCCCGTCTGGCGGCCGACAGCGGCGCCGATGCCCTGGTGGTGTCCAATCACGGCGGGCGACAGCTGGACGGGGCGCCGGCGTCGGTCGAGGCCTTGCCGGCCATTGTCGAGGCGGTCGGGCGGGACATCGAGGTGTGGATGGATGGCGGTATTCGCAGTGGTCAGGACGTGCTGCGCGCCCTGGCGCTCGGTGCGCGTGGCACCCTGATCGGACGCAGTTTCCTGTACGGCCTGGGGGCACTGGGTCAGCCCGGGGTCAGTCAGTGCCTGCACCTCATCCAGAAAGAGCTGGAAACCAGCATGGCGCTCTGCGGCGTCACCCGGATTGATCAAATCGACCGTGCCATTCTGTGGGACTGA
- a CDS encoding LysR family transcriptional regulator: MMPGTTVEQWVVLQTVVEEGSYARAAERLCRSTSSVSYALSLLQERLGVELLQIVGRKAELTEDGRLMLSQAQPLLAAFRQLESLAAGLRAGVRSHISLIVDTAFPKKMLFAALRAFQLDWPEVQVHVAEVLRTETATALARQEAELYITTHRPANEANAADLLIDIDFVAMAAVHHPLHQLPGPLTAAQLEQYPLVVITDRTIQRIQMRATRSVWSFTTMEAAIEAVGHGVGYGWLPLHSVGALEKSGVLRRLPLAAGQVRKTPLYLVFGEECLQFDPAVMALAESLRHQTRLQREAV, translated from the coding sequence ATGATGCCCGGAACCACCGTCGAACAATGGGTCGTGCTGCAGACCGTGGTCGAGGAGGGCAGTTACGCCCGGGCTGCCGAGCGCCTGTGCCGCAGCACCTCTTCTGTCAGTTATGCCCTGTCGCTGCTGCAGGAGCGGCTGGGGGTCGAATTGCTGCAGATCGTCGGGCGCAAGGCAGAACTCACCGAAGATGGCCGCCTGATGTTGTCGCAGGCACAACCCCTGCTCGCCGCCTTCCGCCAACTCGAATCACTGGCTGCCGGCCTGCGCGCCGGGGTGCGTTCCCACATCTCGCTGATTGTCGATACCGCTTTCCCCAAGAAAATGCTCTTTGCTGCCCTGCGTGCCTTTCAACTGGACTGGCCCGAGGTGCAGGTGCATGTGGCCGAGGTATTGCGTACCGAAACTGCGACGGCGCTGGCCCGGCAGGAGGCCGAGCTGTATATCACGACCCACCGCCCGGCGAACGAGGCCAACGCTGCCGACCTGCTGATCGATATCGACTTTGTCGCCATGGCGGCGGTCCATCATCCCCTGCACCAATTGCCCGGACCGCTGACGGCCGCGCAACTGGAGCAGTATCCGCTGGTGGTCATTACCGATCGCACCATCCAGCGCATCCAGATGCGTGCGACCCGCTCCGTCTGGTCGTTCACGACCATGGAGGCGGCCATCGAGGCCGTGGGGCACGGCGTGGGGTATGGCTGGTTGCCCCTGCACAGCGTGGGAGCGCTGGAGAAAAGCGGGGTATTGCGCCGCTTGCCGCTGGCGGCCGGGCAGGTGCGCAAGACGCCGCTGTATCTGGTCTTTGGTGAGGAGTGTCTGCAGTTCGACCCGGCGGTGATGGCGCTGGCCGAGAGCTTGCGTCATCAGACCCGACTGCAGCGGGAAGCGGTGTGA
- a CDS encoding peptidylprolyl isomerase: MSILVNGVEITEEMIQAEQNLHTDAPEPREAIIQELILRELLLQKAREAGQDTSNVSDAIGALMEKEIQVDPVDEATCRAFYEQYPERFNSGESAEASHILFPLTGGDELSNMLTKSKAEGVLGEVQAAPSLFASLAEQHSSCPSGKQGGNLGRFGRGQMVPEFEQAVFSTEAGQITPHLVQTQFGYHIIQVNERHPGEQISFDDVKGRLQQYLTQMASSQKMHQYLSGLVKAANIEGYTMPSL; encoded by the coding sequence ATGTCCATTCTCGTTAACGGCGTCGAAATCACCGAAGAGATGATTCAGGCTGAACAGAACCTCCATACCGATGCGCCGGAGCCGCGCGAGGCCATCATCCAGGAACTGATCCTGCGTGAACTGTTGCTGCAGAAGGCTCGTGAAGCGGGGCAGGACACCAGCAATGTCAGTGACGCCATTGGCGCGCTAATGGAAAAGGAAATTCAAGTCGATCCGGTCGATGAGGCCACCTGTCGCGCGTTCTACGAACAATATCCGGAACGCTTCAATAGCGGCGAATCCGCCGAGGCCAGCCACATCCTGTTCCCGCTGACGGGAGGGGACGAGCTGTCCAACATGCTGACCAAGTCCAAAGCTGAAGGCGTGCTGGGCGAAGTGCAAGCCGCGCCATCGCTGTTTGCTTCGCTGGCAGAACAGCATTCCTCCTGCCCGTCCGGCAAGCAAGGCGGCAACCTCGGCCGCTTCGGCCGTGGCCAGATGGTGCCGGAATTCGAACAGGCCGTGTTCAGCACCGAGGCCGGCCAGATCACCCCTCACCTGGTTCAGACCCAGTTCGGCTACCACATCATCCAGGTCAACGAGCGTCACCCGGGCGAACAAATCAGCTTTGACGACGTCAAGGGACGGTTGCAGCAATACCTGACCCAGATGGCGAGCAGCCAGAAAATGCATCAGTACCTGAGCGGCCTGGTCAAAGCGGCCAACATCGAAGGCTATACCATGCCGTCGCTGTAA
- a CDS encoding helix-turn-helix domain-containing protein has translation MEDRQSGVLAAAMRRGNVLAAECPSRDILKHVTSQWGTLVLMALMDGVHRFSELRRKIGGVSEKMLAQTLQQLEQDGFVRRISFPVVPPHVEYSLTPLGEGIGLHVQQLTDWIEHHLPQLLDAQGRQSAAMTEARVEA, from the coding sequence ATGGAAGACCGACAGTCAGGGGTGCTGGCCGCCGCCATGCGCCGGGGCAATGTGCTCGCGGCGGAGTGTCCGTCGCGCGATATTCTCAAACATGTGACCAGCCAGTGGGGCACGCTGGTGCTGATGGCGTTGATGGATGGCGTGCACCGTTTCAGCGAACTGCGGCGCAAAATCGGTGGCGTGAGTGAAAAAATGCTGGCGCAGACCCTGCAGCAGCTGGAGCAGGACGGCTTCGTCCGGCGGATCTCCTTCCCGGTGGTACCGCCGCATGTCGAGTATTCGCTGACCCCGCTGGGCGAGGGTATCGGCCTGCATGTCCAGCAACTGACCGACTGGATCGAGCACCACTTGCCGCAATTGCTCGACGCACAAGGACGCCAGTCTGCCGCCATGACGGAGGCGCGGGTCGAAGCCTAA
- a CDS encoding dienelactone hydrolase family protein yields the protein MPALLDADGITAQTRRDAFTRCAQPLYQDLADSLTQLSQQPQVAGRPRGTIGLSSGGYFALWLATTGRVRTENCYYGVLSGAGTDQNLRRFAAVLERHSSPVLVLHGDKDNALPAALALQLAQPLQIYAGAGHRFERETGAANQAAADDAWQRSLAGWQQHLSP from the coding sequence CTGCCGGCCCTTCTCGACGCCGACGGCATCACGGCACAGACCCGGCGCGACGCCTTCACCCGCTGCGCCCAGCCGCTCTACCAGGATCTGGCCGACAGCCTGACGCAACTCAGCCAGCAGCCCCAGGTCGCGGGACGACCACGGGGCACCATCGGGTTGTCCAGCGGGGGCTATTTTGCCTTGTGGCTGGCCACCACCGGCCGGGTCAGGACGGAGAATTGTTACTACGGTGTGCTGAGCGGTGCCGGCACAGATCAAAACCTGAGGCGCTTTGCCGCGGTGCTTGAGCGCCACAGCAGCCCGGTACTGGTCCTGCATGGCGATAAGGATAATGCGTTGCCAGCCGCACTGGCGCTGCAACTGGCGCAGCCGCTGCAGATCTATGCGGGCGCCGGACACCGCTTCGAGCGCGAAACGGGCGCGGCCAACCAGGCGGCAGCAGACGACGCCTGGCAACGTTCACTGGCCGGGTGGCAGCAGCATCTCAGCCCTTGA
- a CDS encoding SDR family oxidoreductase, whose translation MIAITGATGQLGQLVIRALLDKVPAGQIVAIVRNVDKARDLAALGVTVRQADYNQPAGWPDALQGVEKLLLISSSEVGQRTQQHRHVIDAAGQAGVQLLAYTSLLHADSSPLGLAEEHRATEAAIRASGLPFVLLRNGWYTENYAMGIGAALALASLYGSAGEGRIASASRADYAEAAAVVLSSGQQAGKVYELAGDTAYTLGDFAAEISQQTGRSIPYVNLPEQDYKQALLGAGLPEPLAGLLADSDAGVAKGGLFDAGRQLSQLIGRPTTAWQSEVTKALS comes from the coding sequence ATGATTGCCATTACCGGTGCCACTGGCCAGCTCGGCCAACTCGTAATCCGCGCCTTGCTCGACAAAGTGCCTGCCGGGCAGATTGTCGCCATCGTGCGCAATGTGGACAAAGCGCGCGATCTCGCCGCCCTCGGCGTCACCGTGCGCCAGGCCGACTACAACCAGCCCGCAGGCTGGCCGGATGCACTGCAAGGGGTGGAAAAACTGCTGCTGATCTCCTCCAGCGAGGTGGGACAACGCACACAGCAGCACCGCCATGTGATCGATGCCGCCGGGCAAGCTGGCGTCCAATTGCTGGCCTACACCAGCCTGCTGCATGCGGACAGCTCGCCGCTGGGACTGGCCGAAGAGCATCGCGCCACTGAAGCCGCGATCCGCGCCTCCGGTCTGCCCTTCGTCCTGCTGCGCAATGGCTGGTATACCGAGAATTATGCGATGGGAATTGGCGCCGCGCTGGCCCTGGCTTCCCTGTACGGCAGCGCGGGCGAGGGACGGATTGCCTCGGCCAGCCGCGCCGACTATGCCGAAGCGGCTGCCGTGGTATTGAGCAGCGGACAGCAGGCAGGCAAGGTCTATGAACTGGCCGGTGACACGGCCTATACCCTGGGTGATTTCGCCGCGGAAATCTCGCAGCAGACTGGCCGCAGCATCCCCTATGTCAACCTGCCGGAGCAGGATTACAAGCAAGCCTTGCTGGGGGCCGGCCTGCCTGAACCGTTGGCCGGCTTGCTGGCCGACTCCGATGCCGGTGTGGCCAAAGGGGGACTGTTTGATGCCGGTCGCCAACTGAGCCAACTGATCGGCCGGCCGACCACCGCCTGGCAAAGCGAAGTCACTAAAGCGCTGTCCTGA
- a CDS encoding phenolic acid decarboxylase encodes MATFDTQDLSAFVGKHIVYTYDNGWQYEVYIKNDHTIDYRIHSGIVGNRWVKDQRVFIARVGINTWKISWTEPTGTDVSLIANLDDMIYHGTIFFPRWVMNDPKKTVCFQNDHLAQMEAYRTAGPTYPTEVIDEFATITFVRDCGMDDDTVINCPASELPANFPDNLK; translated from the coding sequence ATGGCCACGTTCGACACGCAGGATCTCTCCGCCTTCGTTGGCAAACATATCGTCTACACCTACGACAATGGCTGGCAGTACGAGGTCTACATCAAGAACGATCACACCATCGATTACCGCATCCACAGCGGGATCGTCGGCAACCGCTGGGTGAAAGATCAGCGCGTGTTCATCGCCCGCGTTGGCATCAATACCTGGAAGATTTCCTGGACGGAGCCCACCGGCACCGATGTCAGCCTGATCGCCAATCTGGATGACATGATCTACCACGGCACAATTTTCTTCCCGCGCTGGGTGATGAATGACCCGAAAAAGACGGTCTGCTTCCAGAATGATCACCTTGCCCAGATGGAAGCCTATCGCACCGCCGGCCCGACCTACCCGACCGAGGTGATTGATGAATTTGCCACCATCACCTTCGTGCGCGATTGCGGAATGGACGACGACACGGTGATCAACTGCCCCGCCAGCGAGCTGCCGGCCAACTTCCCGGACAATCTGAAGTAA
- the tauD gene encoding taurine dioxygenase, protein MSLTLTRLSPALGAIVEGIDLAAPLDAPALQQLRQALVEHQVLFFRGQDLSPQAQRDFAARFGDLHTHPIYPQHPDARQIMVLDTEAFDLKDNAIWHTDVTFIETPPLGAVLAARQLPPQGGDTLWASGFAAWDALSDRLKTLLDGLTATHDFTKTFPLKRFGLTTADRERWEETRRTHPPLSHPVVRTHPESGRKALFVNAGFTTAINELPEEESQALLAFLFAHQSRPEFGLRWRWQAGDVAFWDNRSTIHYAIDDYRPARRIMHRATILGDRPY, encoded by the coding sequence ATGAGCCTTACCCTGACCCGTCTCTCCCCGGCGCTGGGCGCCATCGTCGAGGGCATCGACCTGGCGGCACCGCTGGATGCGCCAGCCCTGCAGCAACTGCGCCAGGCCCTGGTCGAACACCAGGTACTGTTCTTTCGCGGCCAGGACCTGAGCCCGCAGGCCCAGCGCGACTTCGCCGCCCGCTTCGGCGACCTGCACACCCACCCGATTTACCCACAACACCCCGATGCCCGGCAGATCATGGTGCTGGACACCGAAGCCTTCGACCTCAAGGACAATGCCATCTGGCACACCGATGTCACCTTCATCGAGACCCCGCCCCTGGGTGCCGTGCTGGCCGCCCGCCAGTTGCCCCCGCAGGGCGGCGATACCCTGTGGGCCAGCGGCTTTGCCGCCTGGGATGCGTTGTCCGACCGACTGAAAACCCTGCTCGATGGCCTGACGGCGACGCATGACTTCACCAAGACCTTCCCGCTGAAACGCTTCGGCCTGACCACGGCCGACCGCGAACGCTGGGAGGAAACCCGCCGCACCCACCCGCCGCTGAGCCACCCCGTGGTACGCACCCACCCGGAAAGCGGCCGCAAGGCCCTGTTCGTCAATGCCGGCTTCACCACCGCCATCAATGAACTGCCGGAAGAAGAAAGCCAGGCCCTGCTGGCCTTCCTCTTTGCCCATCAGTCCCGCCCGGAATTCGGCCTGCGCTGGCGCTGGCAGGCCGGCGACGTGGCCTTCTGGGACAACCGCTCCACCATCCACTACGCCATCGACGACTATCGCCCGGCACGCCGCATCATGCATCGCGCCACCATCCTGGGCGACCGCCCCTACTGA
- a CDS encoding OmpP1/FadL family transporter: protein MSYPQQCLPRLRVGMLALLLSGSALASGYNFGSQSVSAQGSSHANGAEAADASTLYYNPAGMTRLAGDQLSFGMTTVIPQTSYEDHGSTYPVFHGGTQQQTAATGDNGGHFAPSSVTVPSFYLTHQVNDRLHLGFALFVPYGAQLNYGSSWVGRYAMESVKLESVNFNPSLALKLDERQSVALGVSAQYMRAHLQKAVDLAALTPLATQDGQASFSADSWGYGFNLGYLFELDDHTRFGLAYRSRIKQALSGSAHWDFSGNPNFIQTLGRTWHPDSSATTDVTTPASASANFYHDLTDKLAVMGNITWTGHSDMQSITIKLPGTTQGDMVINQQWRDSWLYALGANYKWNERLMLRTGVAYDQSPVSDDTLRHPALPDSDRYWISLGANLRLDKQSSLDFAYSYVFFRDATVNYSDRCAPQAAAVTACTGNGETTRGTYKTSLQLLGLQYNYRF from the coding sequence ATGTCATACCCACAACAGTGCCTGCCGCGTCTGCGCGTCGGCATGCTGGCCCTGCTGCTGTCCGGCAGCGCCCTGGCCTCCGGTTACAATTTCGGTTCGCAGAGCGTGTCGGCTCAGGGCAGCTCGCATGCCAATGGCGCCGAAGCCGCCGATGCCTCGACCCTGTATTACAACCCGGCCGGCATGACGCGCCTGGCCGGCGATCAGCTCAGCTTCGGCATGACCACCGTCATCCCGCAAACCAGCTATGAAGATCATGGCTCGACCTACCCGGTCTTCCATGGCGGCACACAGCAGCAAACCGCGGCAACCGGCGACAACGGCGGCCACTTTGCCCCGTCATCGGTCACCGTCCCCAGTTTCTATCTGACACACCAGGTCAACGACCGCCTGCACCTGGGCTTTGCCCTGTTTGTGCCTTATGGCGCCCAGCTCAACTACGGCAGCAGCTGGGTCGGCCGCTACGCCATGGAAAGCGTCAAGCTGGAGTCGGTAAACTTCAATCCCTCGCTGGCATTGAAGCTGGATGAACGTCAGTCGGTCGCCCTCGGCGTGTCGGCACAATACATGCGGGCCCATCTGCAAAAGGCCGTCGATCTGGCGGCCCTGACCCCGCTGGCAACCCAGGATGGGCAGGCCTCGTTCTCGGCTGACTCCTGGGGCTATGGCTTCAATCTGGGCTATCTGTTCGAACTGGACGATCACACCCGCTTTGGCCTGGCTTACCGCTCGCGCATCAAGCAAGCGCTGAGTGGCTCGGCACACTGGGACTTCTCCGGCAATCCGAACTTCATCCAGACACTGGGACGTACCTGGCACCCGGATTCGTCCGCCACCACCGATGTCACCACCCCGGCCTCGGCCAGTGCCAACTTCTATCACGACCTGACCGACAAGCTGGCTGTGATGGGCAATATCACCTGGACCGGCCACTCGGACATGCAGAGCATCACCATCAAGCTGCCGGGCACCACCCAGGGCGATATGGTGATCAATCAGCAGTGGCGCGACTCCTGGCTGTATGCGCTGGGTGCCAACTACAAGTGGAATGAGCGCCTGATGCTGCGCACCGGCGTGGCCTATGATCAGTCTCCGGTGTCGGACGATACCCTGCGTCACCCGGCCCTGCCGGACAGCGATCGCTACTGGATCTCACTGGGTGCCAATCTGCGGCTCGACAAGCAATCCTCGCTCGACTTTGCCTACAGCTACGTGTTCTTCCGCGACGCGACCGTCAACTACAGCGACCGTTGCGCCCCCCAGGCGGCGGCAGTCACCGCCTGCACCGGCAATGGCGAAACCACTCGCGGGACCTACAAGACCTCGCTGCAGTTGCTCGGTCTGCAGTACAACTATCGTTTCTGA